A single Melopsittacus undulatus isolate bMelUnd1 chromosome 11, bMelUnd1.mat.Z, whole genome shotgun sequence DNA region contains:
- the FOXJ1 gene encoding forkhead box protein J1 produces MPKSQPKVAGPLRLPMTTQAPVAGPEAVYGAERNRDNGRSLSEQLLNGNPREAGKSRRNGGQGPHRHRAGERDPHPPRRTRHRSPRFSLSRELGKLRGIAGLGKGCGSRGAAGGAAQRSAGGAPAGADPGQNQGMADVWSKCVRERRERMQKGTLDEFDDLDDSLTSLMWLQDFSITSASMGKSSCCPTGPDPHDYQKIPSFAAPCSPLAADPACMGMPHTPCKPISSSTSRTAHTMVAMNPQLMEDIDYKTNPQVKPPYSYATLICMAMEASEKPKITLSAIYKWITDNFCYFRHADPTWQNSIRHNLSLNKCFIKVPREKGEPGKGGFWKLDPQYANRLKNSAFKKRKVPPVQIHPAFTKNTQQDPPCTTSSSSLICTSNNVLNINMESQQLLKEFEELTESQNMNPVDDKVGCKLKKPLPKRTAKVDRVSSCPLLTQEEQTELGSLKGDFDWSAIFDTNLNENFSAFENMELTPPIGPIIGDVDLEAHGHIDCPQGQEQALTECNQTNPDLDEALMAAAFLENPWDEGTNDCLSNCVNIDQLFEACDASLPTEEGDWSSLTSLV; encoded by the exons ATGCCCAAATCTCAACCTAAAGTGGCAGGTCCCCTCCGGCTCCCCATGACAACGCAGGCACCAGTGGCAGGCCCGGAAGCTGTTTACGGGGCGGAGCGTAACCGTGACAACGGGCGAAGCCTTTCGGAGCAGCTACTTAACGGCAACCCCCGGGAAGCCGGGAAATCACGGCGGAACGGCGGGCAGGGCCCGCACCGCCACCGGGCGGGAGAGCGGGACCCGCATCCCCCCCGCCGCACCCGGCACCGCTCTCCG CGCTTTTCGCTCTCCCGTGAACTTGGAAAGCTGCGGGGCATCGCCGGGCTGGGTAAGGGCTGCGGGAGCCGCGGGGCTGCGGGCGGGGCAGCGCAGCGCAGCGCGGGGGGAGCGCCGGCGGGTGCG GACCCAGGACAGAACCAAGGCATGGCTGACGTGTGGTCCAAATGCGTgcgggagaggagggagagaatgCAGAAGGGCACCTTGGATGAGTTCGATGACCTGGATGACAGCCTGACCAGCCTCATGTGGCTGCAGGACTTCTCCATCACCAGTGCCAGCATGGGCAagtcctcctgctgccccactgGGCCAGACCCCCACGACTATCAAAAGAtccccagctttgctgcccCGTGCTCACCCCTGGCCGCTGACCCAGCGTGCATGGGCATGCCCCACACCCCCTGCAAGCCCATCTCTTCATCCACCTCGAGGACAGCACACACCATGGTGGCCATGAACCCTCAGCTCATGGAGGACATCGACTACAAGACCAACCCACAGGTCAAGCCACCCTACTCCTATGCCACCCTCATCTGCATGGCAATGGAAGCCAGCGAGAAGCCCAAGATCACCCTTTCTGCCATCTACAAGTGGATTACTGACAACTTCTGCTACTTCAGACATGCTGATCCTACCTGGCAG AACTCTATCCGGCACAACCTCTCCTTGAACAAGTGCTTCATCAAGGTGCCTCGGGAGAAGGGGGAACCAGGGAAAGGGGGGTTTTGGAAGCTAGACCCCCAGTATGCCAACCGGCTCAAGAACAGTGCCTTCAAGAAGCGGAAAGTGCCCCCGGTGCAGATCCACCCGGCCTTCACCAAAAACACCCAGCAGGATCCACCATGTACCACCAGCTCATCCTCTTTGATTTGCACCTCCAATAACGTCCTCAACATCAACATGGagtcacagcagctgctgaaggagtTTGAAGAACTCACCGAGAGCCAGAACATGAATCCAGTGGATGACAAAGTCGGGTGCAAGCTCAAGAAGCCCCTGCCCAAACGAACGGCCAAGGTAGATCGTGTTTCCAGCTGTCCCTTGCTGACCCAGGAGGAGCAGACGGAGCTGGGGTCCCTCAAAGGTGACTTTGACTGGTCAGCCATCTTTGACACCAACCTGAACGAAAACTTCTCAGCTTTTGAAAATATGGAGCTCACACCTCCAATCGGCCCCATCATAGGGGATGTGGACTTGGAGGCACACGGCCACATCGACTGTCCtcaggggcaggagcaggcccTCACTGAATGcaaccaaaccaacccagacctggatgaagccttgatggctgcagctttcctggAGAACCCCTGGGATGAAGGCACAAACGACTGCCTCTCCAACTGTGTCAATATCGATCAGCTCTTTGAAGCCTGTGATGCCTCTTTGCCTACAGAGGAGGGCGACTGGAGCAGCCTCACGTCCCTTGTATAA